The Cervus canadensis isolate Bull #8, Minnesota chromosome X, ASM1932006v1, whole genome shotgun sequence genome contains a region encoding:
- the LOC122435887 gene encoding melanoma-associated antigen B1-like — protein MPRRQKNKVRGHEKHHQARAETQGLNDQATTSRGEETTSSPPPDIESAPSSSSAGGNPKEPQGAQGTTSAAAGAIPKRFGVGAAARSRADVCGAARARDGVSAAARSRGDVGAAARSRADVCGAARSTADVCGAARSRADVCGAAHSRADVGAAARSRADVCGAARTRAGVGATARARACVGATARARDGVGAKSQGQGGGNTSQASAAAESSHTDPLTTKVQVLVQKMLYKYKERELIKRSEMLKAINKRYRGQFPEILRRASKHIEMVFGLVLKEVRPDGHSYILVSNLDLSDSASMRGDRGLPKNGLLMPLLGVIYLNGHRLSEEKIWKILNFLGIYDGRRHFIFGDTRKFLTEDLVREEYVEYRQVPGSDPPRYEFLWGPRALMESNKMKVLEFLAKVNDTVPATFLEHFEESAREVVESTSARAVASVGTSASGRAGMSVWDTAGISFSVWDGPSAVAQAQHPASAMPGISAAARAGPSVSASAHARAASSCPTRP, from the coding sequence ATGCCCCGTAGGCAGAAGAATAAGGTCCGTGGTCATGAGAAACATCACCAGGCCCGGGCTGAGACCCAGGGTCTAAATGATCAAGCCACCACCTCTAGGGGAGAAGAGACCACCTCCTCCCCCCCTCCTGATATAGAGAGTGCTCCCTCAAGCTCCTCAGCTGGTGGCAACCCGAAGGAGCCTCAGGGAGCCCAAGGCACCACCAGTGCTGCTGCAGGTGCTATACCCAAAAGATTTGGTGTCGGTGCTGCAGCACGCTCAAGAGCTGATGTCTGTGGTGCAGCACGTGCAAGAGATGGTGTCAGTGCTGCAGCACGCTCAAGAGGTGATGTCGGTGCTGCAGCACGCTCAAGAGCTGATGTCTGTGGTGCAGCACGCTCAACAGCTGATGTCTGTGGTGCAGCACGCTCAAGAGCTGATGTCTGTGGTGCAGCACACTCAAGAGCTGATGTCGGTGCTGCAGCACGCTCAAGAGCTGATGTCTGTGGTGCAGCACGCACAAGAGCGGGTGTCGGTGCCACAGCACGTGCAAGGGCTTGTGTCGGTGCCACAGCACGTGCAAGAGATGGTGTCGGTGCCAAGAGCCAAGGTCAGGGAGGTGGAAATACCTCCCAGGCCTCAGCTGCTGCTGAGAGCTCTCACACAGATCCTCTGACCACGAAGGTGCAGGTGTTGGTGCAGAAGATGCTGTATAAGTATAAGGAGAGGGAGCTCATTAAGAGGTCAGAAATGCTGAAGGCAATCAATAAAAGGTACAGGGGGCAATTCCCTGAGATCCTCAGGAGAGCCTCTAAGCACATAGAGATGGTGTTTGGCCTGGTCCTGAAGGAAGTCAGGCCCGACGGTCACTCCTATATCCTGGTGAGCAACCTAGATCTCAGTGACAGTGCGTCTATGAGAGGTGACCGGGGGCTGCCGAAGAATGGTCTTCTGATGCCTCTTCTGGGTGTCATCTACTTGAATGGCCACCGCCTCTCTGAGGAGAAGATCTGGAAGATCCTGAATTTTCTGGGCATCTATGATGGAAGAAGGCACTTCATCTTTGGAGATACCAGGAAGTTCCTCACAGAAGATCTGGTGCGGGAAGAGTACGTGGAGTACCGCCAGGTGCCAGGCAGCGATCCCCCTCGCTATGAGTTCCTGTGGGGTCCGAGAGCACTCATGGAATCCAACAAGATGAAAGTCCTGGAGTTTTTGGCCAAGGTCAATGATACGGTCCCTGCTACCTTCCTGGAGCATTTTGAGGAGTCTGCCAGAGAGGTAGTAGAGAGCACCAGCGCCAGAGCTGTAGCCAGTGTTGGCACTTCTGCCTCGGGCAGGGCTGGCATGTCTGTTTGGGATACTGCAGGCATTTCTTTCTCGGTCTGGGATGGCCCTTCTGCTGTAGCCCAGGCTCAGCATCCTGCCTCAGCCATGCCTGGCATTTCTGCTGCAGCCAGGGCTGGCCCTTCTGTCTCGGCCAGTGCCCACGCTAGGGCCGCATCCAGCTGTCCAACCCGCCCCTAG